In Erpetoichthys calabaricus chromosome 6, fErpCal1.3, whole genome shotgun sequence, one genomic interval encodes:
- the LOC114653952 gene encoding UDP-GlcNAc:betaGal beta-1,3-N-acetylglucosaminyltransferase 7-like isoform X3 — MTYNCVVDFVFKGDDDGFVYPPAIVKYLKRTPNVTSYVHGNLRVHSKVFRKGKYQISRHLYSMNVLPTFVSGGGFIIPGILIPSLYRAATVLPVFPLDDVYFGFLAIKANVILKHGHGFYCFGLKFDACKYRNALIVHNIIENSAKGISPRTLLNVWGKVIKQKNCKEV; from the coding sequence gtgatgatgatggatttgtttatCCTCCTGCTATTGTTAAGTATCTAAAGAGAACTCCAAATGTCACCAGTTATGTTCATGGAAATCTCCGTGTCCATAGTAAAGTTTTCCGGAAAGGGAAATATCAAATAAGCCGGCACTTGTACTCAATGAATGTCCTGCCTACATTTGTATCAGGTGGTGGATTCATCATTCCAGGCATATTGATTCCATCTCTCTATCGTGCTGCCACAGTTCTGCCTGTCTTTCCTCTAGACGATGTCTATTTTGGATTTCTAGCCATTAAAGCCAACGTAATCTTGAAGCATGGACATGGGTTCTATTGCTTTGGGTTAAAGTTTGATGCTTGCAAATATCGAAATGCACTGATTGTACACAACATAATTGAAAACAGTGCAAAGGGAATTTCACCAAGAACACTCTTGAATGTATGGGGAAAagtgattaaacaaaaaaattgtaaagaagTATGA